One window of the Nicotiana tabacum cultivar K326 chromosome 4, ASM71507v2, whole genome shotgun sequence genome contains the following:
- the LOC107780559 gene encoding protein PLASTID TRANSCRIPTIONALLY ACTIVE 10 — protein MQTLQSSSLFFTFPSSKTLLKPQSSKFSSFSLFPSSLSKPSRPLTLHCFSSDEFPVGDDDAFLEAFGPKEKESEEEARRKNWVDRGWAPWEEILSPEANFARKSLNEGEEVALQSPEAIEAFKMLSPNYRKKKISDMGITEDEYYAKQFEIKGEIPEPLSTMWAGPLVVRHVPPRDWPPRGWEVDKKELEFIRETHKLQSVRVDYDKVEEMVKMETDDMGLDRYKMFLKQYNEWVAANKDRLEKESYKYDQDYYPGRRKRGKDYQDGMYELPFYYPGQICAGKVTAIHLYQGAFVDIGGVHDGWVPIKRNDWYWIRHHIKVGMHVIVEILAKRDPYRFRFPIEMRFIDPNIDHLIFNRFDFAPIFHRDEDTNLDELRRDCGRQPLPRKDPGVKVEEEPLLSNHPYVDKLWQIHNAEQMILDDMEANPVKYKGKNLTELTDDEDFDEENRIEYSKAYYKKALLPKMITKVSVKELDLEAAFAERQHHNKLRMEAQERGEVYKIPKLRRNIEMDEYDFIHWRRSLEEREAMLRDISCRRALGLPLEEPGRYVDPSAFGKDQYDPDSPLYRYDYWGEPKNSEKSKQERMTDVHNKSIVGKGTVWYEMAYEDAVKVRMQMEAQGIVRELYDEDSDSDEVGTDDDDDDEEDFDYSILGDPSANVSNQPYVNGTESRLSDEGMFED, from the exons ATGCAAACTCTTCAAAGCTCTTCTTTGTTCTTCACATTCCCATCTTCTAAAACCCTCCTTAAACCCCAATCTTCAAAATTCAGTTCTTTTTCTTTATTCCCCTCTTCTTTATCCAAGCCTTCCCGACCTCTTACACTTCACTGTTTCAGTTCAGATGAATTCCCAGTAGGTGATGACGACGCATTTCTCGAAGCATTTGGGCCCAAGGAGAAAGAATCCGAAGAAGAAGCCCGTCGCAAAAACTGGGTCGACCGTGGTTGGGCTCCATGGGAAGAAATCCTTTCACCTGAAGCTAATTTCGCCCGAAAATCTCTCAACGAAGGAGAAGAAGTCGCCCTTCAATCACCTGAAGCTATTGAAGCTTTTAAAATGCTTAGCCCAAACTAccgaaaaaagaaaatttcagatATGGGTATAACGGAAGATGAGTATTACGCTAAGCAATTTGAGATTAAAGGTGAAATTCCTGAGCCTTTGAGTACTATGTGGGCTGGGCCTTTAGTGGTTCGTCATGTACCGCCTAGGGACTGGCCGCCGAGGGGGTGGGAGGTTGATAAGAAGGAATTGGAGTTCATTAGGGAAACCCATAAGCTGCAGTCAGTGAGAGTGGACTATGATAAAGTGGAGGAAATGGTGAAAATGGAGACTGATGATATGGGGTTGGACCGGTATAAGATGTTTCTGAAGCAGTACAATGAGTGGGTTGCTGCTAATAAAGATAGATTGGAAAAAGAATCTTATAAG TATGACCAGGATTATTATCCTGGGAGGAGAAAAAGGGGAAAGGATTACCAAGATGGAATG TATGAACTCCCGTTTTACTACCCAGGACAA ATTTGTGCAGGTAAGGTGACAGCTATACATCTTTATCAAGGAGCATTTGTTGACATTGGAGGTGTTCATGATGG GTGGGTGCCAATAAAGCGAAATGACTGGTATTGGATCCGCCATCACATAAAAGTTGGTATGCATGTCATAGTTGAAATTCTG GCTAAACGCGATCCTTACAGGTTTCGGTTCCCTATTGAGATGCGCTTTATTGATCCTAACATAGATCACCTAAT CTTTAATAGATTTGATTTTGCGCCTATATTTCACCGTGATGAGGATACAAATCTAGATGAATTGCGC CGTGACTGTGGAAGACAACCTCTTCCTAGAAAAGACCCTGGAGTCAAAGTCGAAGAAGAACCACTATTATCAAATCACCCCTACGTGGACAAG TTATGGCAAATCCATAATGCTGAACAAATGATTCTGGATGACATGGAGGCAAATCCTGTTAAATATAAAGGCAAAAACTTGACAGAGTTAActgatgatgaagattttgaTGAAGAAAATCGCATTGAATACTCCAAAGCTTATTATAAGAAAGCGTTGCTTCCTAAAATGATTACG AAAGTCAGTGTAAAAGAGCTTGACTTGGAAGCTGCATTTGCCGAGCGTCAG CACCATAATAAACTAAGAATGGAAGCACAAGAACGAGGAGAGGTGTACAAAATTCCCAAGCTGAGACGAAACATTGAAATGGATGAATATGACTTTATCCATTGGCGTCGGTCCCTTGAGGAAAGAGAGGCTATGTTAAGAGATATAAGCTG TCGCCGAGCACTTGGGCTTCCACTGGAAGAGCCCGGTAGGTATGTGGATCCAAGTGCTTTTGGAAAGGATCAGTATGATCCTGATAGTCCCTTGTATAGATATGACTACTGGGGTGAGCCAAAGAACTCAGAGAAGAGCAAGCAGGAGCGAATGACGGATGTTCACAATAAATCTATTGTTGGTAAAGGTACTGTTTGGTATGAAATGGCATATGAAGATGCCGTCAAGGTTCGGATGCAGATGGAGGCTCAAGGAATAGTGCGGGAATTGTATGATGAAGATTCTGACAGCGATGAAGTTGGTAcagatgatgacgatgatgatgaagaagacttTGATTACAGCATCCTTGGCGACCCAAGTGCGAATGTATCCAACCAACCTTACGTCAATGGGACTGAATCTCGGCTATCAGATGAAGGAATGTTTGAGGATTAG